The window CCAAGGATGGACTCCATACCTGCGGGGCGAGACTCCAGCTCCTCGCCAAGCTCCAAGCAAGAACTTTCCTACGCGAGCGCCAAGAACCTGAAGCCCAACCAGGTCGGGGAGACGGTGCTGTACGGAATACCGATCGTGTCTTTGGTGATAGATGGCCAGGAGAGACTTTGCCTTGCACAGATATCAAACACCCTCTTGAAGAATTACAGCTACAACGAGATCCACAACCGGCGTGTGGCACTGGGGATCACCTGCGTACAGTGCACCCCCGTCCAGCTGGAGATCCTGCGGAGGGCCGGGGCGATGCCCATCTCCTCCAGGCGCTGCGGGATGATCACCAAGCGCGAGGCCGAGAGACTTTGCAAGTCGTTCCTGGGAGCTCACTCGCCTCCTAAACTTCCAGAGAATTTTGCCTTCGACGTGTCTCACGAGTGCGCCTGGGGGAGTCGAGGCAGCTTCATCCCGGCCAGGTACAACAGCTCCAGGGCCAAGTGCATCAAGTGCTCCTACTGCAACATGTATTTCTCCCCAAATAAATTCATATTTCACTCGCACCGCACGCCGGAGTCCAAGTACACGCAGCCAGACGCGGCTAATTTTAATTCCTGGCGGCGGCATCTCAAATTAACAGATAAGAGCAGCCAGACAGATGTGTTGCACGCCTGGGAAGACGTGAAGGCCATGTTCAATGGTGGCAGTCGTAAGAGGACGCTGCCGTGCGGGGATTCGGGGTCCAGCTCTTCCTTAAAACCGCACGGATCCAGCCGTCCCCGGGAATCACCCGAGGTGCCCGCGAAGATCCTCAGCTGCGAGGACAACCGGGGCGGCATGGCGAGCACGCGCAGCTACCCGGTCATCCCCGTGCCCAGCAAAGGCTTCGGGATGCTGCAGAAGATCCCGCCGCCGCTCTTCCCTCATCCGTACGGGTTCCCAGCTTTCGGCCTGTGCCAGAAGAAAGACGACGGCATGATGGGAGAGCAGAGCAAAGCGGGCCTCCCGGGCGTCCTGTGGCCTGGTACCAAGGACAGCGCCTACCACTCCTTCCCCATGTTCTGGCCCGCGGCTGGCGCGCTGCCCATGCCTCCGTACCCGCAGACCCCGCACAAACCCCCACCAGAGCTGCTGTGTCCTCCCAGACAGACTGACATGGACATATCCGAGCACAGCGACCGCAGCACCAACACGTCGAAAGACAGCATGGTGGAGAACGAGCGGTGCTCCAGCACCCAGTCCGCGCGTAACGACGACGACAAGTCCGGGGACGAGGCGAGGCCGCTGGAGGGGATGACCCTGGCGCCCCGGAAGATCAGCTACGTCTCCGCGTTCAGACCCGTCATTAAAGACGCGGACTGCATCGCCAAGCTGTACGGCAACAGGGGCGCGTATAACGGCTGTCGCACCGGCTATTTATCGCCCGATTTTTTAAGCGAGAGTTCGAGTTACCGGTCCATGTCACCGTGCGTGGACAGCGAGGGAGATCCGGACGTGGACGTGGGGACGAATAagacatcagaggaggaggaggaggaggaggaggactccCGGCCTCTGTCCTCCGCGTGTCCTCGGACTCCCCCCGGCTTGGCTCACAGTGTTTCCCCGAACGGTTCAGACTCCAAGGCCATGCAGGAGAGCAGCCTGGTCGAGCCCCAGAAAATGAGCCTCCATGCGGCCCAGTCCTCTGACAGAGGGCTGCAGAGCAAGCAGCTGTCAGAGCCCCACATAGCTGCGTCTTACACCGAAGTGAGTGACTTCTAACTGAGAAACACTGGCGATAATCTCGAGCTGTAATGTTTCACTCTGCAGATGTGTTGTGAGATAAACCTGTGTGCTTGTTTTTGGGGGATAAAACTgctcttttttatgttttgaacaGTGTAACAGCGGCAACAAAACATGTGCAGAAACATTTagaggaagaaagggaaaaaaaaacacaaatcattcctttaaataaaaatatatacactcaaCTCCAAgcatatttttaattattaatgttatttttaattatcataattacatttatttgatttttttttgattttttttttgttttgttttgacaacGCCTCTTGTGATGTTGAAGAAGCTCAAAGAAGTGGTGATTCTCTCTCCTGTAGGTGTTCACACCGGAGAGGACTGAGCTGCAACAAAGGAGCAGTCCGTATCAGTTCAGACCTGCGAGTTACCAGACTGGAGCTCTTACAACAAATGGTgcgactttttttcttttcttttcttttctctttttttttattttttattttttgcttttgttaaagaaattcagtaaaaaaaaaaaaaaagaatgaaataatatttcaaaaaaaggaaaacgaaCAGAGGGGATACATTTCATCGATTTATTTTCTCTTAAGATGAGAGTTCAAGTAAAGAGGAGCCGTCATCCACGGTGGAGGAGGTCGAAACGAAATCTTTTAATGAACAAAGCAGCGAGGAGATGCAGCGAGAGCCGGACGAGGGTGAGTTACACTGAGGTCAGCCAGCAGCTTTCTCTTAGTGTTAAACAGCTCTGCTTTAACAGACACGGCTCCATTATTttccccttcctcttcttcttctttttttttttttttttttgtagagagaggaatttaatttattttctgtgtatTCAGGCGAGGACGCACCAACCAGAGCTCTGCCAGCAGGAAGAGCCATGGAGGGTCTGGCAAAAGGTAAGAGAGGTGATTGACAGataattacattattattattattattattattgttgttgttattattattatcattattattattattatcatcaaattaaacaaattagaCAAATTACTTCTATTTTTCCTGGATTTGTCCCAAAAATCATAAgggaaaataattttttttaaggaatGCTCTCACTTGTCCTCATCACTGTCATTAAAAATAGAAAGCTTCCCTGCACTGTAGCTGATACAAAAGCCTgcacctttcctcctcctcctcctccacctcctcctcctcctcacacatcttccattttttctgtgtgtctgctttCTTAGAGGACCTGCAGAAGCAGCTGCTAGAGCAAGTTGAGCTGAGGAAAAAGCTGGAACGTGAATTTCAAAATTTAAAAGGTAAGCTCAGCTGTTGCCACGGGAgcctcttttttaaaattatttttggctgtgttttttttttttccc is drawn from Sparus aurata chromosome 8, fSpaAur1.1, whole genome shotgun sequence and contains these coding sequences:
- the skor1b gene encoding SKI family transcriptional corepressor 1 homolog-B isoform X2, whose protein sequence is MDSIPAGRDSSSSPSSKQELSYASAKNLKPNQVGETVLYGIPIVSLVIDGQERLCLAQISNTLLKNYSYNEIHNRRVALGITCVQCTPVQLEILRRAGAMPISSRRCGMITKREAERLCKSFLGAHSPPKLPENFAFDVSHECAWGSRGSFIPARYNSSRAKCIKCSYCNMYFSPNKFIFHSHRTPESKYTQPDAANFNSWRRHLKLTDKSSQTDVLHAWEDVKAMFNGGSRKRTLPCGDSGSSSSLKPHGSSRPRESPEVPAKILSCEDNRGGMASTRSYPVIPVPSKGFGMLQKIPPPLFPHPYGFPAFGLCQKKDDGMMGEQSKAGLPGVLWPGTKDSAYHSFPMFWPAAGALPMPPYPQTPHKPPPELLCPPRQTDMDISEHSDRSTNTSKDSMVENERCSSTQSARNDDDKSGDEARPLEGMTLAPRKISYVSAFRPVIKDADCIAKLYGNRGAYNGCRTGYLSPDFLSESSSYRSMSPCVDSEGDPDVDVGTNKTSEEEEEEEEDSRPLSSACPRTPPGLAHSVSPNGSDSKAMQESSLVEPQKMSLHAAQSSDRGLQSKQLSEPHIAASYTEVFTPERTELQQRSSPYQFRPASYQTGALTTNDESSSKEEPSSTVEEVETKSFNEQSSEEMQREPDEGEDAPTRALPAGRAMEGLAKGKREDLQKQLLEQVELRKKLEREFQNLKDNFQDQMKRELSYREEMVQQLHIVRAHDALHHFSCKMLTPRHCTGSCSFKSPLLPP
- the skor1b gene encoding SKI family transcriptional corepressor 1 homolog-B isoform X1, with amino-acid sequence MDSIPAGRDSSSSPSSKQELSYASAKNLKPNQVGETVLYGIPIVSLVIDGQERLCLAQISNTLLKNYSYNEIHNRRVALGITCVQCTPVQLEILRRAGAMPISSRRCGMITKREAERLCKSFLGAHSPPKLPENFAFDVSHECAWGSRGSFIPARYNSSRAKCIKCSYCNMYFSPNKFIFHSHRTPESKYTQPDAANFNSWRRHLKLTDKSSQTDVLHAWEDVKAMFNGGSRKRTLPCGDSGSSSSLKPHGSSRPRESPEVPAKILSCEDNRGGMASTRSYPVIPVPSKGFGMLQKIPPPLFPHPYGFPAFGLCQKKDDGMMGEQSKAGLPGVLWPGTKDSAYHSFPMFWPAAGALPMPPYPQTPHKPPPELLCPPRQTDMDISEHSDRSTNTSKDSMVENERCSSTQSARNDDDKSGDEARPLEGMTLAPRKISYVSAFRPVIKDADCIAKLYGNRGAYNGCRTGYLSPDFLSESSSYRSMSPCVDSEGDPDVDVGTNKTSEEEEEEEEDSRPLSSACPRTPPGLAHSVSPNGSDSKAMQESSLVEPQKMSLHAAQSSDRGLQSKQLSEPHIAASYTEVFTPERTELQQRSSPYQFRPASYQTGALTTNDESSSKEEPSSTVEEVETKSFNEQSSEEMQREPDEGEDAPTRALPAGRAMEGLAKGKREDLQKQLLEQVELRKKLEREFQNLKDNFQDQMKRELSYREEMVQQLHIVREAHDALHHFSCKMLTPRHCTGSCSFKSPLLPP
- the skor1b gene encoding SKI family transcriptional corepressor 1 homolog-B isoform X3; translated protein: MDSIPAGRDSSSSPSSKQELSYASAKNLKPNQVGETVLYGIPIVSLVIDGQERLCLAQISNTLLKNYSYNEIHNRRVALGITCVQCTPVQLEILRRAGAMPISSRRCGMITKREAERLCKSFLGAHSPPKLPENFAFDVSHECAWGSRGSFIPARYNSSRAKCIKCSYCNMYFSPNKFIFHSHRTPESKYTQPDAANFNSWRRHLKLTDKSSQTDVLHAWEDVKAMFNGGSRKRTLPCGDSGSSSSLKPHGSSRPRESPEVPAKILSCEDNRGGMASTRSYPVIPVPSKGFGMLQKIPPPLFPHPYGFPAFGLCQKKDDGMMGEQSKAGLPGVLWPGTKDSAYHSFPMFWPAAGALPMPPYPQTPHKPPPELLCPPRQTDMDISEHSDRSTNTSKDSMVENERCSSTQSARNDDDKSGDEARPLEGMTLAPRKISYVSAFRPVIKDADCIAKLYGNRGAYNGCRTGYLSPDFLSESSSYRSMSPCVDSEGDPDVDVGTNKTSEEEEEEEEDSRPLSSACPRTPPGLAHSVSPNGSDSKAMQESSLVEPQKMSLHAAQSSDRGLQSKQLSEPHIAASYTEVFTPERTELQQRSSPYQFRPASYQTGALTTNDESSSKEEPSSTVEEVETKSFNEQSSEEMQREPDEGEDAPTRALPAGRAMEGLAKEDLQKQLLEQVELRKKLEREFQNLKDNFQDQMKRELSYREEMVQQLHIVREAHDALHHFSCKMLTPRHCTGSCSFKSPLLPP